AAGGACGTGGTCGTCTTCAAGCGCTCCATGGCCACCGGGTACGCGGGCGTGCAGAACCCGCTCTTCTTCCGGGACAACACGCAGATGCTCTTCGGTGACGCCAAGGACCGCGTGGAGGACATCCTCCGCGCGCTCTGACACCGACCCGCACCGCGAAGGGCGGCGCTCACCCGATCGGGTGAGCGCCGCCCTTCGTCATGGCCCCAAAACCGCATCTCCTCAAGGTCGTACGTCCCCACCTCCGCATCTCCTTAAGGTCATGCCCCCAAAAGCCGCATCTCCTTAAGGTCGTGCGTCCCCACCTCCGCATCTCCTTAAGGTCGTGCGTCCCCACCTCCGCATCTCCTTAAGGTCGTGCGCCTGGGGAGGGTGATGGACAATAGTGTGTCTCACACACTATGGTGTGACGCATGGACGAAGAGCTGCTCGCGGGACATCTCCAGGAGCTGAGGCGGGGGACGGTCGTCCTCGCGTGCCTGGCGACCCTCGAGGGGCCGCGCTACGGATACGCCCTCCTCGAGACGCTCGACGCGGCAGGCTTCGCCGTCGACGGCAACACCCTCTACCCGCTGCTGCGGCGCCTGGAGAAGCAGGGCCTGCTGACGAGCGAGTGGAACACCGACGAGGCCCGGCCGCGGAAGTTCTACCGCACCAGCCCGGCCGGCGCCGAGCTGCGCGCCCATCTGATGACCCAATGGAGATCGCTGAACTCGGCGGTCGAGGCACTGAACGGGGACAACTCATGACTGCCAGCACCAGCCTCACGGACCGCTACGTCTGGACCGTGACCCG
The genomic region above belongs to Janibacter limosus and contains:
- a CDS encoding PadR family transcriptional regulator; its protein translation is MDEELLAGHLQELRRGTVVLACLATLEGPRYGYALLETLDAAGFAVDGNTLYPLLRRLEKQGLLTSEWNTDEARPRKFYRTSPAGAELRAHLMTQWRSLNSAVEALNGDNS